The genomic window agaaggacacaaggatctgagAAGCAGAAGGTGTCTTATTCCAGTCTTCTATCCATAGGAACCAAGTTAATGGAGAAATTCCAGAAGATGGACACCGTGCTGAAGGACATCCAGACAGATACCGCCATAGGTAATGTCCAGGTgggcctgggggtggggggaaaatgGACATATGTATCTTCTCCTTTCCTGCTGCTATGGAGCCCAGTGGGGGTGGAGGGTCCACTCAGAGTCAGAGTCGCCTTCTTCCATCTCACCCCTCTATAGTGAATCTCCATCGAACAATAGATGTGATACATGTAAAAGTGTGGCCCCTTCCCAAGAAttactatggggccccatgaatctagTTAAGACCCTGAGACCTTTAAGGTACAAGAAACCTGATTGTTAGTGTTGTAATACGAGGCTGTGTTGTCAGTCATGGCTTGGGATTGGATTTAGAGCGGTTTGGGGGTCATCGAAATTCGTGTAAACTTCTCAATTTCTAAACTTAACTGTGTAATGGAGAACAAAAGTGCAGAAAGAAATGCAGGCTGGGAGATCGAGGCTCCGCCAGAGTCACTGTGCACCATAAAGAGGCTCCCAGGGATGGTTACCTCATAGGGTTATGATATTATAATGTTTCCGGTGTTTCAGGAAAGCTGCAGAGTGATATGCAGAGAGTGCTGGCCGCCATCAATAGACTGTCCGATCAGATGAGGAAGATTTCTAATGGTGAGTATGAAACTTTCATCTAGGTCATAGGAGCCAATGTTCCACCACCAATCCTGACCCAGGTGAAGACTTCACACAGAGGAGGCGGCAGTAGTGGTTATTATAGATGTCCTCTATGATTGTTCCATCCAGGATGATGTCATCTGCAAATTGTGGTGTCATCTCCAGATCTTAATGTCTGcaccaggtcatgatgtcatcttcaggtcCTAATGCTTTCACAAGGACAAGGTGTCCCATCCAGGTCATAATGTCTTCTCCAGAACGTCATGCAATTATCTCCAGGGTTTAGCTGTCCTTACCAAGCCATGATGTCATGTCCACAATGTCCTTCAGAACGTCTTTTCGAGATCATGATGTCATCTTACAGTTATGATGTCATCTATAGATAACTATGTACTCCCCAGTCCAGGTTATAACTTTATCTCCAGGTCCTGATGTCATCACCAGATCACAATTTCATTTGTCATGTCATCTCCCACTTGTGATGCCATCTCTAGGTCTCCAAGGGCGCTCACCAGGTCATAATATCCTCATCAGGTCAAAATGTCCTCTTGAGAGGTTGTGAGATAATTCCCAAGTTAAAATGATTCCCCCACTAACCAATGTTCTTACCAGGTTGTGATGTCATCTCCGGATCATGATGTCCTCACCAGGCTGTGATGTCATCTCCAGGTCATGATGTCCTCACCAGGTTGTGATGGCATctccaggtcatgatgtcatcaccAGGCTGTGATGTCATCTCCAGGTCATGATGTCCTCACCAGGTTGTGATGTCATCTCCAGGTCATGATGTCCTCACCAGGTTGTGATGTCATCTCCAGATCATGATGTCCTCACCAGGTTGTGATGTCATCTCCAGGTCATGATGTCCTCACCAGGTTGTGATGTCATCTCCAGGTCATGATGTCCTCACCAGGTTGTGATGTCATCTCCAGGTCATGATGTCCTCACCAGGTTGTGATGTCATCTCCAGGTCATGATGTCCTCACCAGGTTGTGATGTCATCTCCAGGTCATGATGTCCTCACCAGGTTGTGATGTCATCTCCAGATCATGATGTCCTCACCAGGTTGTGAAGTTCTCACAGGCCATGATGCCATCTAAAGTTCATATTGCACCTGCTCTCAATGATGTTGTTTCCTCCTCTCCATGAAGGCTCCGAGGATATCCAGTGTCCCCCTGGTTGGAGCAGGAATCAGCTCAGCTGCTACTTCTTCTCCAAAGATGGAAAATCTTGGGAAGATGCCAAAAAGATCTGTGAAGCCCAAAGTGCTCACATGGTGGTTATCAACACTGAGGAGGAGCAGGTGAGTGCAGAGGGTCTCTGGGGGATTTGGCTGTATACTCCATGGTGGTGAGTTCACTGCTGGACACAATTCAGTGGGTATGGGGGGGAGGCACTGCTGGACACCATacaggggctatgggggggattacACTCCTCTATGGGGGGAGGCACTGCTGGACACCATacaggggctatgggggggattacACTCCTCTATGGGGGGGAGAAACTGCTGGACACCATacaggggctatggggggggggggaattacacTCCTCTATGGGGGGAGGCACTGCTGGACACATTGTGGGGATGTGGGGGGAATTACACTCCTccatggtggggggaggggagagcggATGAGGCCATAAGAGAGTTTTCTTCTCCTCACAGAATTTCATATTTGGGATAGCAAAGGGAAAATACACCTGGATCGGTCTGACAGACGTGTCTGGAGAATGGAAGTGGGTGGACGGAACCAAATACGACTCCACCCCCCAGTAAGTGGAACAGGCCAAAAAAGAAAGAGGAAAAAGATCAcgagatgggggggaggggttgtaccccaagtgtcagtgtgtcactatcctgtaccccaagtctcactttcctgcaccccaagtgtcagcatgtcattatcctgtacgccaagcagggccggattaaagggagggcacaaggggcatgtgcccaggggcctccaccactagggggcccccaccagcccaaacccggaagtggtgtctgggagccagtcccacgcgcaaaaagcatgtgtaAACCCTagctggacacagcactggccccactgcatgctgtccagggagggagggaggtgtagggttaatcctgtgtaagcatctccctcccggcaggctcagactcccccctggtgggtttttgaatggattcttcctgtcaagcctCCAGGTGCCTGTCttctgccgaggtcctcactcccccttgcccctccccctcactgagaaGAGGACTGTgtgggaccttagcaaggaaacctgatctctccagcaaggatgtgacatcatggagcatgctggagcatctgtcacagtggctgacaggctgaaggaacatagaagagccagaagagagaggacctgtcatctgcccagatcaggtgagtatgaggttttgttttgtattagcACAACAGAGCAGGGGTgtatactatagaggcatatatcagagcagggatatatactataggggcatatatcagagctggGGTATaaactataggggcatatatcagagcaggggtatatactataggggcatatatcagagcagggggcatatactatgggggcatatatcagagccgagggcatatactataggggcatacagacgtagccagggttaacatgatcccttacccaacaattgtgtcagggagctatgttaagtcaattagagtgtcgagttaaatgcgtcattgtgatcaagttaaccctggctacatctgtatatcagagcagaggtgtatatatatatatatatatatatatatatatatatatatatatatagcctgtgtgcagcatatgacatgtagcctgtgtgcagtgtatgatatatagcctgtgtgcagtgtatgatacatagcctgtgtgcagtgtatgatacatagcctgtgtgcagtgtatggtatatagcctgtgtgcagcctatgatatattgcctgtgtgcagtgtatggtatatagcctgtgtgcagcctataatttatagcctgtgtgcagcctatgatatatagcctgtgtgcagcatatgacatatagcctgtgtgcagtgtatggtatatagcctgtgtgcactgtatggtatatagcctgtgtgcaatgtatgacatataacctgtgtgcagtgtatggtatatatcctgtgtgcagtgtatggtatatagcctgtgtgcagtgtatggtatatagcctgtgtgcagtgtgtggtatatagcctgtgtgcagtgtatggtatatagcctgtgtgcagtgtatgatatatagcctgtatgcagcctatgatatatagcctgtgtgcagcatatggtgtataaatagcctgtgtgcagcatatgacatgtagcctgtgtgcagctatatatgccatgatccttagggtatattcacatgtagcatatccgctatagattatacacagcctttaagtactttctgctctttactgcttcaggtagtttatatggttgggaactgaagatgggacctagacttgcaagtccaggttccttcagcgattcacaactgcatatgctgctgtgggggctaacacagtgggcaagagcgcacagaaagtact from Dendropsophus ebraccatus isolate aDenEbr1 chromosome 1, aDenEbr1.pat, whole genome shotgun sequence includes these protein-coding regions:
- the LOC138772232 gene encoding asialoglycoprotein receptor 1-like isoform X1, with the protein product MSIEYRDLLKASPGSEEVSMKLWTPQSSSRPFYVLCVVCASLFCIIIALIISFRTPGEKPVDRTTEFQIGNLSESMKATVSQLSQDGTKLMEKFQKMDTVLKDIQTDTAIGKLQSDMQRVLAAINRLSDQMRKISNGSEDIQCPPGWSRNQLSCYFFSKDGKSWEDAKKICEAQSAHMVVINTEEEQNFIFGIAKGKYTWIGLTDVSGEWKWVDGTKYDSTPQDWLPGQPDEYFGHGLGGGEDCAHLHKNGQWNDDHCSRRYWYLCEMNM
- the LOC138772232 gene encoding asialoglycoprotein receptor 1-like isoform X2, coding for MKLWTPQSSSRPFYVLCVVCASLFCIIIALIISFRTPGEKPVDRTTEFQIGNLSESMKATVSQLSQDGTKLMEKFQKMDTVLKDIQTDTAIGKLQSDMQRVLAAINRLSDQMRKISNGSEDIQCPPGWSRNQLSCYFFSKDGKSWEDAKKICEAQSAHMVVINTEEEQNFIFGIAKGKYTWIGLTDVSGEWKWVDGTKYDSTPQDWLPGQPDEYFGHGLGGGEDCAHLHKNGQWNDDHCSRRYWYLCEMNM